In Longimicrobium sp., one DNA window encodes the following:
- a CDS encoding YajQ family cyclic di-GMP-binding protein — protein sequence MAKTSSFDITSSVDLQEVDNAVNQATKEVAQRYDFKGATVEIDFSKKDGTLKLLADDEYKMTALIDIIQSKLIKRGVPIRNLDYGEVEQAFGGKARQTITLVQSISTEKGKEIVKSIKEAGFKKVNAQIQDEQVRVTAPSIDDLQAVIAHLKKQDFGLELAFGNYR from the coding sequence ATGGCCAAGACATCCAGCTTCGACATCACCTCCAGCGTAGACCTGCAGGAGGTGGACAACGCCGTGAACCAGGCGACCAAGGAAGTCGCGCAGCGCTACGACTTCAAGGGCGCCACGGTAGAGATCGATTTCAGCAAGAAGGACGGCACGCTCAAGCTGCTCGCCGACGACGAGTACAAGATGACGGCGCTGATCGACATCATCCAGAGCAAGCTGATCAAGCGCGGCGTGCCCATCCGCAACCTGGACTACGGCGAGGTGGAGCAGGCGTTCGGCGGCAAGGCGCGCCAGACGATCACCCTGGTGCAGAGCATCAGCACCGAAAAGGGCAAGGAGATCGTCAAGTCCATCAAGGAAGCGGGTTTCAAGAAGGTGAACGCGCAGATCCAGGACGAGCAGGTGCGCGTGACGGCGCCCTCCATCGACGACCTGCAGGCCGTGATCGCCCACCTGAAGAAGCAGGACTTCGGGCTGGAGCTGGCGTTCGGCAACTACCGCTAG
- the lolA gene encoding outer membrane lipoprotein chaperone LolA — MMNHLRIPLLALTAALAACGGRGEPSTARTDAPKQAPADGQAPAARIQRPAPGTGQPVDVTNPALPAPRRDGTPQPAAAPGQPTPGQTAPAAARSSDRAAEILTRVEQAANGIRSLEADFTQTLNVPLLGSNQRSAGKLYQRKPDRFLMRFSDPDGDVIVADGRYFWLYYPSSDRTQVIRTSIAEGGQSVDLQQQFLSNPNQRFVATLAGDESVAGRSAYVLTLVPRGASAYKILKIWVDKEDYLVRRFEMTEENESVRRVELRNVRTNHALANSLFTFTPPAGAQIIQQ; from the coding sequence ATGATGAACCACCTCCGCATTCCCCTGCTCGCGCTGACCGCCGCCCTCGCGGCGTGCGGCGGCCGAGGCGAGCCGTCGACCGCCCGAACGGATGCGCCGAAGCAGGCCCCGGCCGACGGCCAGGCGCCCGCCGCGCGCATCCAGCGGCCGGCGCCGGGCACCGGCCAGCCGGTGGACGTCACGAATCCCGCGCTTCCCGCGCCTCGCCGCGACGGCACACCGCAGCCTGCAGCGGCGCCGGGCCAGCCCACGCCAGGACAGACGGCGCCCGCTGCGGCGCGGAGTTCGGATCGCGCGGCGGAGATCCTGACGCGGGTGGAGCAGGCGGCCAACGGCATCCGCTCGCTCGAGGCGGACTTCACGCAGACGCTGAATGTGCCGCTGCTGGGCAGCAACCAGCGCAGCGCGGGCAAGCTGTACCAGCGCAAGCCCGACCGCTTCCTGATGCGCTTCAGCGATCCGGACGGCGACGTGATCGTGGCGGACGGGCGGTATTTCTGGCTGTACTATCCCAGCAGCGACCGCACGCAGGTCATCCGGACCAGCATCGCCGAGGGCGGGCAGAGCGTGGACCTGCAGCAGCAGTTCCTCAGCAATCCCAACCAGCGCTTCGTCGCCACCCTCGCGGGCGACGAGTCCGTGGCTGGGCGGTCGGCGTACGTGCTGACGCTGGTGCCGCGCGGCGCCTCGGCGTACAAGATCCTCAAGATCTGGGTGGACAAGGAGGATTACCTGGTCCGCCGCTTCGAGATGACCGAGGAGAACGAGTCCGTCCGCCGCGTGGAGTTGCGGAACGTCCGCACCAATCACGCGTTGGCGAACAGCCTCTTCACCTTCACGCCCCCCGCCGGCGCGCAGATAATCCAGCAGTGA
- a CDS encoding type II toxin-antitoxin system RatA family toxin — MYTVDEILIRAPVDACFRAGADVERWPEWLPHYRYVRFQRRDGFGTGRVEMAARRGFGPLPWPVWWVSEMHLDAGRPAVVYRHVDGITTGMDVEWTFHPQPDGRTLVRIVHGWKQGPRWPLPSPARRAVAGAVIGPVFIHHVASRTLAGIKRHLEGG, encoded by the coding sequence GTGTACACCGTCGACGAAATCCTCATCCGCGCGCCCGTGGACGCGTGCTTCCGCGCGGGCGCGGACGTGGAGCGGTGGCCGGAGTGGCTGCCGCATTACAGGTACGTGCGCTTCCAGCGGCGCGACGGGTTCGGCACGGGACGCGTGGAGATGGCGGCGCGCCGCGGGTTCGGGCCCCTGCCCTGGCCCGTGTGGTGGGTGTCGGAGATGCACCTGGATGCCGGGCGGCCCGCCGTCGTCTACCGGCACGTGGACGGCATCACCACCGGGATGGACGTGGAGTGGACCTTTCATCCCCAGCCGGATGGCCGCACGCTGGTGCGCATCGTCCACGGATGGAAGCAGGGCCCGCGCTGGCCCCTTCCCTCCCCCGCCCGCCGCGCGGTGGCCGGCGCGGTGATCGGGCCCGTCTTCATCCACCACGTGGCCTCGCGCACGCTGGCGGGGATCAAGCGGCACCTGGAGGGCGGCTGA